AGTTATCATTCTATGGTCTTTCagtccttttttattttctacacCTTTTTTTGAGAATGCATAGTACTGCGGTTATGTTGGATCATTGTTTTGATTTTAGAGTCAGCAGTGAAAGGATATTTAACAAACCCAAATGCCACCAAAAAGTTAAATTGCAAAGAGGAAGTTAAATGCAGttagatagaaaaataaagtgaTCACAAGCATAATCTAATTGCCATAATACTACAACTTAGAAAAGATTTTCAATGTAGACATTTCAGTGCAGAATCTTATGTAGCTTAATATATGTAAAAATGCACATACCAGGATAAAGACCACCTGGTTAAATTCATGGTATgcctattttttaatttatttaaaaataaaaaaagatagatACTCACCAATAAGTGAAGTTGATAGAATTGAAATTGTTGTCTGATGGCATCATCACAACTTGATCTTCTAATGACATTAGCTGTATCAAGATCACCTTGGGAAAACTGTTTGATAACGTATCCAAAAGAAATTCTACAACGCATTAGATGAGTgtataataatatgaataacTCTTCATCTATTCAACTTAAAGAGTTACAAATTGAGCAAGCAGTTGAAGGCATAAATCCCAACTTACTCTTCTAATTCTTGCTGATAAGTATAGATATGGTACAATATGTTACCAAAATTCAGATAACATGCTGGCCACTGATATATGTCTGTATACAAACAAAACAAGGAAGAAATAGTTACTGTTGAAGAGCCCCTAGTCATAGTATTAGAAATAGCTTATTATAATTATCTCCtactattaattttatctaaTGATTCAATTTATGGTTAAGGACGATTATACAGCAAAACTttaaccttttatttttaaagctATACACCTCATGCTGATTCCTTTTACCATGAATCTTCTAACACAATAGGCAACtttttgatgaaaaaaaaggGTTGAAAACAATACATTTTAATCTTGGAAACCAGTTTTATAGCCCTATTTAATTTGCTATGCACAATGAATTAGGTTAAGCATAAACATTTTTATAACCGTTTTCTTTCTATAAATCAAGCTATCATTTTTTTCCCCCTCTGTGCAAAACAGCATAATGGTGTTTCTAAAGAAAAGGAATTTATGCATGTATGAACTTAAATGTGATACCATGATAAACATGAAGATTAGAGAATTACCTGCTCAGAAATCTCTGTTCAGACAATTTGTTGGAAATCGACTTGAATAGTGGGGATGTGGgaaattttgggccaaatttgTTCATGCTTCTGCTTGCAACGTTGTCCCAGCAAACGACAGCCTTCAATTTCAAGTCTTAACAGAGAGGAAGGTAGTTTTTCTGCTGCTATATTCTCCAGCTTTCTACAGCATTTAATGCGTAATCGTTGGAGGGAGGTGAGGCAGAGAAGCTGGTTGCACTCCAATGTCTCCAGATTAACAAACCACAGGATCTCCAAAGTGATAAGAGAGGGGAGGTGAGGCAGTGAATCCACCTCTGGATATGACTTTATTATGCTCTCACACTCAAAAGCATCAATAGTGAGATGAGTGAGGCTGTCCAAGTTGCCTATCCATGATAGACCTCTTAGATGCTTGCAACCTTTGACATGAAGTTCTTTCAGTTTAGCTGGCAAACCACCCTCTGGAAACCTACAAATATCCTGGCAATTTTGCATTTCAAGGGACTCCAAATTTGGGAGAAGAGTACTCATGTCACTTGGCAATGCCTTCAACTCTGAGCACCTTTCAACATGGAGACGAGTCAAGTTGGGTGCAGCCAGTCCTTCTCCCGGAAATGACACAAATTTGGGGCAGCCAATGATGCTGAGATATTGAAGAGCAGGGTGTGGTGGCTGTGATAATGAAACTGATTCCACATTCTCACACCAATGTATTTCGAGATTCTTGAGATTGGGAAAGGCATCCAATGACAACGAGGTCAGTGAATCGCAGCTGGAATGTATTTGTAGCTCTGTCAAATCATATTTCTGCTGCTGTTGCTCCGGGAACTCCAGATATCTAGAACCTGTGATTTTCAGCTTTTGCAAAGACTTGGGTAAACAATCACTCAAAAAAGACATATCACACGAACATGATATGATTTCTATTTCTTGGAGGCAGCTTAGATGCTTGATGCTCAATGTCTTACATTCATACAGCCAAATTGATAAAGTATCCCCATAAAGTGACATCTCTTGAGGCCATGAATCATAAAATTCTGCTATGTTCAATTTGCGAACTTTGCAAACATACGACAAAGAAGAAAGGATTCTCAAGAATACCTGATTAAGCATATATCCGTTTAACATTTGACAATCTCTTATTTCAAGCTTCCTGAGTTGAGGAAACGTTTCCGAGTCAGGTAAGTGCCACATCTCCCAACATGGCAAATTCGTAAATTCCAATGTCTCAAGTGAGGGAAAAGGTGCAATACATGAAGAATGATGATGGCCTTCATTCTTGTAAAACTCCATGCCAATAATCTTCAGCTGATCAAAACTTTGAATGCAGAGGGACTTAAGAGATGGCAGCTGTCCAAGCGAAGGCAGCATGCGGCAATTCTTGCAAGACTTTAGAGATACACTTGTCATATTTTTGTATGAACAGTATCCCAACCAATCTGAAAATATTGTACCCTTGTATCCCTTGATTTTCAACTCCTTCAAGCCATTGTGCGGTTCCATGCTGTCCAgtatttctctttctctttttgggTTTGAAACTTTATCATCACCTGAAGACCATTTCAAGCATAATTTGTCAATGTGCTTCTTATCTCTTATCCTTGCACTCCTTGCTTCTCTGACATTAACAACATTCTCCATTTTCTTAATCTCAAATGACCCATGAAGATTTGAGAGTCCTCCTAATTCCTGGATTCCATTCTCTTCATGCTTGCCCACCACAAAGGAATGTAGAGTATGCAAGTGTTTCAGTTTGATTATTCCTCCAGGCATTTCTTCCAATGAAGTTTTCCTAAGATCAAGATGCCGTAAATTCACAAGATTGTGCATGTTAATGGGCAacatggtcaacttagaacatCCGTACAATATTAATGTTTGTAGATTATACAAGTTGCACAATGATTCTGGCAACCTGTTAATGTCAGTCCAAGAGAGATTCAAATACCGTAGATGAATCGATTCACCTATTGAATCAGGTAATACATCAAGTTTACGAAAGGATAAAACTCTCAAGCATATAAACTTAGATGCTACACTTTCCATGCTGAACAAATCATCGATATACAATGATGTCCTGAAAGATTCCAACTTCGCATTGGAGTTAAAGACTTTTGAGATTGGATGATGTAAACCATCAGGTGGGAAATATGAGAAATGGCGAGTGAgaaccttcttttcttcttgttcacCAAGTTCTTCTATTCTACAATAGAAATCTCCAGCAAGGAATATTGCCAAGTCATGCAAGAGATCATGCATCACAAAATATTCATCATCGTCTTGAAGCTTTTTAAAGAATAACCTTGAAACTAATTCTTCAAAACACTTGCAACCAACCTCTTCcaagctctctcctctcttccGTATTCTTAAAAGATCTTCGGCCATCCACAACAAAATTAGTTCACCTTTATTGAAGTGATAATCTTTGGGAAACAATGAACAATAAACAACGCAACGCTTTAAATACGAAGGAAGTTGATGATAACTTACTAACAACGCTGGAAGAATCTTACTATCATTTGTAGAAAATCCCCAAATGTCACTCCTTAAGATTTTTTCCCATTCCTCGGCAACATGCCTTCTGCACAAGCAACCAAGGGTTTCAGCTGCTAATGGCAAACCATCACACTTCCTAGCAATGCTTCTGCCTATTCCTTCAAGTGTTGGGCTCCCATTTGGTTCTGGAAAAGAAGCGTTGGCTGCAAACACTGACCAACAGTAGTCTTCTGATAATGGAATGAGATAGTGAGGGTGATAATTTGTTTGAACAACTGAACCAACATCTTCCTTGCGAGTAGTCAGAAGAATAGTACTTCCCTTAACCCCATATTGAAAAGGGGCTAGAAAATCCTTCCATTGATGATGATCATTACTCCAAACATCATCCAAAACAATAAAGAACTTCTTTTTGGACAATCCTTTCTTCAAAGcatcttgaattgaattgaagctATCAAGATCCTGAGTATTTGTAGAGATCTCCCTTACTATATTCTTTGTAGTCTCAACAATATTGAAGTTTTCTGAAACACAAACCCATGCTTTCCTATCAAATCCATCCATCAACTCTGCATTATTATACATCCATTGAGCCAAAGTAGTTTTACCAACACCACCCATGCCAACAATAGAGATGACAGACAGGTGATGCTCATTGTTGTCATCCAGCATCTTGATTAAGGCCTTCTGGTCATCCTCCCTGCCATACACATTCCCTCTTACAAGAGAAGTGGATGGAGTTTTCCAGGAGAAGCTAGCAGTGGAAATCTTTTCAAGCCCAAGCTTTCCTTTGCGTTTCTCAAGATCTTCTATCCTTCTAACCacccttttaattttattcaccATCTTCCTGTCTTCAGAATTGAAGATTCTACCCAAGAGAGTGACCTTTTTGGTTGCAGCTTTGGTGTAGACACGGTCCAGCAAGTCATCAGCAGTGTAAAGAGCATCTCGGAGACAGTTGAGCCAATCCTTCACATCATGGTTATCCAGTTGCTTGAGCTCTGCATCATCAACAAGAGTTCCAGCATCTGTCAGAGCATTCTTCAGCCTTTCAACCAAGTCAGGGCTAAGCTTCTTGCCCACAACCAAGTTGACAGCATCAACAGAAATGAGCCTGTCTAGCACAACATTAATGAAGCCAGACAGAAAAGCTCCACCAACAAGAACTCCAGCCATGATCTCAAACAATAGCAAAGTGATCAAACTTTCAGAAGAGGTAAGAGAACAATGTTTACAAGGTACTGAACTGAGGGGCTACTGAATCAAGAATATCCCAAGATATCCATGATTTCACGTGGTATTAGTCTCCGaggtaaattaaaataattctaGCTGGCTTTTCACTAACTCTTCATTTTTTAGCTTTTCATCGAAGGATGAGACAAATTATGCAAATAGCAAAAGTGGTGTTGTCTCAGTGTGGCCAACGGACACTAGTCTTTGTGAAAAATAGTTAATAACATAAAACTAGGAACTTCGTGTGACTGCACATGTGTGTATGTAAGTACCATGGTGATATATTATGTTGTGAGGTTATTAATAGTGGGGTTAAAATGTTGGCTTGGAACTAATCATTTTCTATCTTCAAGGTTACttcttaaaagaataaaaataatgaagatTGTAAATCCTATGTTGTTGAATTTATTACACTTAGTTTGTTTGGAACTaattagttttgtattttttaatttgctaCAGAAATGCAAGGTGAAGAAGGTTTCAATTGTTTCACGAATTAGAGCATGTACATACTATATAGATAATGCAGAATTAGGGGATAATGAATCATGAATTCATGATGATTATTTCGTTGTTGAATTGATGGATGTAAATTGTTCTACTCATAAAGAGATATATATCATGAAATAAAACTCTACATTGTTATACTTATTTGTGTGTTAAACTGAGATTACTTTCCATGGAAAGTTgtatatacatattaaaaacGAAAGACTTAAGAAATCATGCTCAACATAATGCAAATCTGAAGTGAAGAAAATAGTCGGTTTTGTATTATTAACAGAGAAATTCATGGTGTTAAGAACTTTCACTGACAAAATATGTGATGAAATTTCACTTTTATCAAACCAGTTAAAAATTGATCTTAACTCATTAACTGGCTTTGttgtaaataattaaacaaaaaagtaacaaaaatGTGTCAATGTGCAGCttctatatttttatcatgCAGACAGATAGCTTCAGAAACAAAATAGATCAAAATATGTAAATTGAAATGAATAGCGAAAGGCACAAGAGAATAAAACTAGTCATTTTTATACTGGTTTAATCTCCACTCTCCATCAAGAGGTGAGATTTTTCACTAAAGTATTCTTACAAGTGGATGATGAAGCCTAAGATTCAGAGTTCAACTTCAGCTATCAGCACTGATTTCATTCAAACAACAACACCAACAAGCCAGTAGACTGTGCACTCCTTCTCTCAAAAAATGAAGCTGCAACTGCAATAAATTCACTACATATATGCATTGTTTTGAGGGCAGTTGCAAGTTGTGTTGATGTTTATCTTTCaattttccttctccttttctGCTATCATTTCTTTTTTCAGAATAGCATGTTGGATACTGATATATCTCTGTATACAAACAAGACAAGGAAGAAATTATTATCCTAAAAGAACACTTTTTCTTAGTATTAGAAATAGCTTATTATAGACATCTACTACACAGCAATTACTTGATCCTTTTTTATggttatcagtggctaagagaatggggggttgaatcttagcccttTTTTGTTGAGTGTCACTTTCTGCCTTTTAGAGTAACTCCAGgagatatttctattttttgtctcgtcactagtcaagagacattttctttttgtcttgtAACTGGTGAGGAGAtcattttcaattttgtctcctACACAACAGAAACAGTAATGGAGTAGAATTggtagacaatagtgcattatttattatgaattttgttcctctaagaaacaaaattatagctcttccggagccttcaatcacattgcctgagccaataatagtattaatgttttcttcttttggcacaagatgggtaaaatatatatcacttttaagaatagtgtacgaacttgcactatccgcaaggcaaataTCCTCAGAATATGTCcttgccatttttcttcaaaaacaaatgataataataataaaatgagtagaagtacatgcacagtaaaattattcacatgaatacttaacaaacacatacatatatcaaactattccatcattgatcaaatagccAATATTTCCTTTAGAATccttaaagaaattagatacatcataatgagtggtggaattttcatcatttgaaacaaaatttgtttcctttcctttgtcatccttttcgaaggatgcttgataaagatcaactaggtgccttgggatacgacaggtacgtgaccaatggtcCTTTCCACCACAATAGAAAcatttatcctcaattgatttactttgcccattgtttctttttttatcccACTTGGTGAGATcttttcttgtgaacataatttattttcctttcataatttttcttgttatcaaaATCTTGTCATTTGGGGTTATAATTTGCCGCATttgcttcaggaaatggggcagcgccagctgggcgcgcttcatgatttcttaagAGCAAcccattgttgcgttcagcaacaagaaagtaagaaattagctcagaatatttttttttaaaatccttttTCTTGATTGATACTGCAGGAGCACATTTGAGGTATGGAAAGTCGAGaaaattttctctaacatatcgggtttgaggaagtatcacatgattgtacctttcttcaaggtctttccacatatctgcaagatcttttaatgtgggatattcatttttcaatcattcGTCAAGATGACAatgaagaaaaatcatggccTTGACTTTTATCCTTttgggatgtattattttcagcctCAATGGTATcttcaagatccattgaatcaagatggattttagCATATAGTATCCAAATATACACCTCATGCAGATTCCTTTTACTCTCCCACATGAATCTTCCAACACAACTACTGATTATGTAATCAAAGAGCTATTATCCAATTTTGATATTCTCAAATTCTAGATTCACAAAgaacaacaaatatttaaatttatgaattGAATTGGGGTACCATGGCAAACATGAAGATTAGTGAAATACCTGGTGAGAAATCTCTATTCAGAAAATGTGTTCTCCATCAACTTCAATGGTGCGGATGTGTGAAAGTTTTGGCCAAACTTGTTGGTGCTTCATCTTGCAGCCTTCTGCCAACAAAGGACATCTTTCAACTTGAAGCAATAACAAAGAGGAAGGCAGCATTTCCCCTGCCATTTTCTGCAGCTCATGACATTCTTCAATTATTAATTGTTGGAGGGAGGTGAGGGGGAGAAGCTCCTTGCATTCTAACGTCTCCAGATTCTCAAACCAACTGATCTTTAGGGTGGTAAGGGAGGGAAGTTGAGGCAGGGAACCGGCCTCCGGGAATGACTTCAAGCTATCACAATCAAAACCAAGAATGGTAAAATGAGTGAGGGAGTCCAAGTTTCCCATCCAAGATAGATCCTTCAGTTGTTCCTCACAACCTCCAATAGTAAGCTCTATCAAGTTAGGTGGCAAACCACCTTCTGGCAACCTACAAATTCCTAGGCAATGTAGCATGTGGAGAGATTTTAGATTGGGAAGAAGAGTATTCATGTCACTCGGCAATGCCTCCAACTTGTTACAATCCGTGATTTCAAGATGAGTCAAGTTTGGTGCAGCTAGTCCTTCTCCTGTAAATGACACGAATTCGGGGCAGCTATAGATGGTGAGATGTTGAAGGGCAGTGTGTGGTGGCTGTGACAATGAAAGTGATTTCAGATTCTCACATTCTGATATCTTGAGAGTCTTGAGATTTGGAAAGGCATCCAATGAGAATGAGGTGAGTGAACTACAGCTACCTGCTTCTATGGATAGATCTACTAAATTGTAGTTCAGTTGATGCTGATCTCCGAATTCCAGTTCACCACAATTCTCAATTGTCAACTTTTGCAAAGATTCTGGTAAGCGTTTTCCTTGAAAGGATACAGCAAACCAACATTGTATGATTCTTAGTTCTTGGAGGCAAACTAGGTGGTTGATGCTCATTGCCTCAAATGCTGACTCCACCACTGACTTATATCCACTAATTATTAAAGTATCCCCTTCAAGAATCATCCGTTGACTGCTTCCAAAATgatcttcacctacaagtagcTTGCGAATTTCCGACACCTCTGACAATGAAAAAATGATTTGCAAGAATACCTGATTAAGCATATCTTCCTTTAGCATTGGACAATCTGTTATTTCAAGCTTCCTGAGTTGAGGAAAAGTTTCTGAGTTGGATAAGTGCCACACCTCCCAACTTGGCATATCAGAAAATTCCAAAGTCTCCAGTGAAGGAAAAGGTGCAGCATGCAAAGAATGATGATCATCTTCATTCTTGTAAAACTCCATGCCAATACTCTTCAGCTGATCAAAACCTCGAATTCTAAGGGACTTCAGAGATGGCAGCTGTCCAAGTGATGGAAGCATGCAACAATTGGTGCAGGACACTAGAGATATACGAGTCATATTGTTGTAGGAACGGTTCCCAACCCAATTTGGAAATGTTGTACCCTTGTATCCTGTTATTGTCAATGCTTTCAAGCCTTTGTGTGGTTGCAAGCTGTGGAGTATATCTCTTTCTATTTGTGTATTTGAAACCATATCATTACTTGAAGACCATTCCAACTGTAATTTGTCAATGTTCTTCTTATCTGTTATCCTTGCACTCCTTGCTTCTTTGACATCAGCAACATTCTCCAATTTCTTAATTTCAAACGATCCATGAAGATTCAAAAGCCCTCCTAACTCTTGGATTCCATTGTCTTCATTCTTGCCCACCACAAAGTTGCTTAAAATGTGCAACTTTTTCAATTTGCTCATTCTTCCTGGCATTTCTTTCAAAGAAGTTCTCTTAATATAGAGATGCTGCAAATTCACAAGCTTGTGCATGCTGTTGGGTAACATAGTCAAACTAGAACAGTCATCCAGCTTTAATGTTTGTAGATTATACAAATCACACAAGGAATCTGGTAGTGTCTTAATACTCGTTCTAGAGAGATCCAAGTAACGCAAATAGGTCAATTCACCTATTGAATCAGGCAATACATCAAGTTTTGTGAACCAGAGAAATGACAAAACTCTCAAATATTTGAGCTTGGATATTAGGATACATGTTACACAATCAATGTTGTCTGAACAAATAAAGATCTTGATTGGCAAGAATGTTCTCAAAGATTCAACTTTACTGATTGAATCAAAATTATTTGAGATCAAATGACTCAAGCTTTCATAGGACAAATGACGAGTTTGTGGACACATATGCTCTGCATCACTAAGCTCTTTAAATCTAcaatagaagtctccagcaagGAACAATGCTAAATCATGTAAGAGGTCATGCATCACAAAATTCTTGGAAGAGTCCTTatgttgtttaaaaaataatctgGAAGCTAGTTCATCAAAACACTCGCAACCAACTTCTTCTaaactctctcctctctttggTGGCCTTAAAAGATCTTCTGCCATCCATAGCAAAATTAATTCAGCTTTATCAAAATCATAATCTTTCGGATACAATGAACAATGAACAAAGCAACGCTTCAAATGTGCAGGAAGGTGGAAGTAACTAATTAACAATGCTGGaataattttactatttttcacAGAAAATTCCCAAATATCACTAATTAGTACATCTTCCCATTCCTTAACATTGTGCTTCGTCTGCAACATACGTCCAAGTGTTTCCACAGCTAATGGTAATCCCTTACACTTCTTGACAATCTTTCTTCCAATTTCTTCTAGTATTGAACTCCCATTTGATTCTGGAAAACAAGCATTGTTTGCGAACACTGACCAACAACAATCTTCAGACAACTCACTAAGAACATAAGGGGGACAAGTTTGGACTACAGAGGCAACCTCTTTGACACGAGTTGTTACAAGAATTGTACTTCCCTTGGCCCCATATTGGAAAGGGGTCTTAAATTTCTTCCAAACATCACCATCATCACTCCAAACATCATCCAGAACAATAAAGAACTTCTTTGCAGATaatttttccttcaattcaaGTTGAAGTGAGTTGAAATCATCAATACATCGAGCATTTTGGCCTATGATATTCTTTGTAACTTGAGCAATATCAAAGTGTTCTGATATGCAAACCCATTCTTTGACTTGAAACCCCTCCATCAACTTGTCATTATTGTATAACCATTGTGCTAAAGTTGTTTTACCAACTCCACCTATGCCCACAATGGGAATCACAGACAACTGATGCTTGCTGTTATCATTTATTATCTTGATTATTTCATCTTGCTCTTTTTCCCTACCAAAGATATTACCTTCAACAAGAGATGTGGATGGAATTCTCCATGACAAGAAGATCCTCTTGGTAGTCTTTTCAAGACCAAGGaaatctttctgtttttctagAAAGTTTATCCTTCTAACCACATCTTCCATCTTATCTACTATCTCCCTATCTTGGTTGCGGAAGCTAATGGTCCAGAAAGAACGTACCTCCTTTCGAGTAGCCTCTTTGGTGAGGACAGAATCCAGCAAGTCATCAGCAACATAAACAGCATCCCTGAGACTATTGAGCCAGTCCTTCACAGAAGGGTTGTCCAATTGCTTGTACTCAGCATCATCAACCAAAGCTTCAGCAGCATGCAGAGAAATCCTTAGTCTTTCAACTAAGTCAGGGCCAAGCTTCTTGCCAATGACCAAGTTGGCAGCCTCAGAAGAAAGGAACCTGTCAAAGACAACGTTAATGAAGCCAGAGAGAAAAGCTCCACCAACAAGTGCACCAGCCATGATATGATCTCAACAAGTGGTCAGAGATTTTCAGCTATGAACAACTGTGTGTTGGTCTATCAAAGCTTATAGTGAAGATGAAGTAGTTCTCAACAATTTGATagcaaaaagagaaagaaggctGACACAATAAAAAGTTGGCCTCCTTGATTAGTGGAAGTGTCTTGCTGGCTCTTTACTAATTTTATGTGTTGTGGAAATTTTGTCTTTGATGTCAGAtacattatcattatcattatagTGGTGGGTCATGGTAAAATAATAATGCTGATACTATCCTTCTTTCTAATTCTACTTTATTTGATGGATGCAACATAATTGCATCCTGTGGATAGTTCCAATTAGTGTGTTATGTTATGGCTTCTGGGACCAGTTTCAAGAGTACTACAGTACTAATCTCTCTCAAATACATCAAATCACATTAGTTacgaatatatatatatatattagttactACTCAGTATTAAACTAAGAGTGATGGTACTATTTGAACTATTTCAAGTGGTGATCAAGCAGAGTTAACATTGGGAGTAAGTTGAGCAGCTACAACACGAAAGAAGGAAGATTCTCTAGCTTTGCTGGCATATGTCACGGAAAAACTGGATGTAAGGCCAGAAAAttgtaaagtctagaaattTGACATATTAGAGAATTTCTAATATTGTCACATAAACATCTCAGTGAAATTGTCATTTTATAGTTTTTCTATCGTCATATTGCT
This sequence is a window from Arachis duranensis cultivar V14167 chromosome 2, aradu.V14167.gnm2.J7QH, whole genome shotgun sequence. Protein-coding genes within it:
- the LOC107472843 gene encoding putative disease resistance RPP13-like protein 1; its protein translation is MAGVLVGGAFLSGFINVVLDRLISVDAVNLVVGKKLSPDLVERLKNALTDAGTLVDDAELKQLDNHDVKDWLNCLRDALYTADDLLDRVYTKAATKKVTLLGRIFNSEDRKMVNKIKRVVRRIEDLEKRKGKLGLEKISTASFSWKTPSTSLVRGNVYGREDDQKALIKMLDDNNEHHLSVISIVGMGGVGKTTLAQWMYNNAELMDGFDRKAWVCVSENFNIVETTKNIVREISTNTQDLDSFNSIQDALKKGLSKKKFFIVLDDVWSNDHHQWKDFLAPFQYGVKGSTILLTTRKEDVGSVVQTNYHPHYLIPLSEDYCWSVFAANASFPEPNGSPTLEGIGRSIARKCDGLPLAAETLGCLCRRHVAEEWEKILRSDIWGFSTNDSKILPALLVSYHQLPSYLKRCVVYCSLFPKDYHFNKGELILLWMAEDLLRIRKRGESLEEVGCKCFEELVSRLFFKKLQDDDEYFVMHDLLHDLAIFLAGDFYCRIEELGEQEEKKVLTRHFSYFPPGRLHHRISKVFNSNAKLESLRTSLYIDDLFSMESVASKFICLRVLSFHKLDILPDSTGESIHLRYLNLSWTDINRLPESLCNLYNLQTLILYRCTKLTMLPINMHNFVNLRHLDLRKTCLEEMPGGISKLKHLHTLSSFVVGKDEDNGIKELGGLSNLHGSLELKKLENIVNVKEAENARMTNKNLINKLYLKWSSGDDMVPNTKVERDILDSLEPHNNLKELRIKGYKGTIYPDWLGHCAYNNMISVSLESCNN
- the LOC107472845 gene encoding putative disease resistance RPP13-like protein 1, whose amino-acid sequence is MAGALVGGAFLSGFINVVFDRFLSSEAANLVIGKKLGPDLVERLRISLHAAEALVDDAEYKQLDNPSVKDWLNSLRDAVYVADDLLDSVLTKEATRKEVRSFWTISFRNQDREIVDKMEDVVRRINFLEKQKDFLGLEKTTKRIFLSWRIPSTSLVEGNIFGREKEQDEIIKIINDNSKHQLSVIPIVGIGGVGKTTLAQWLYNNDKLMEGFQVKEWVCISEHFDIAQVTKNIIGQNARCIDDFNSLQLELKEKLSAKKFFIVLDDVWSDDGDVWKKFKTPFQYGAKGSTILVTTRVKEVASVVQTCPPYVLSELSEDCCWSVFANNACFPESNGSSILEEIGRKIVKKCKGLPLAVETLGRMLQTKHNVKEWEDVLISDIWEFSVKNSKIIPALLISYFHLPAHLKRCFVHCSLYPKDYDFDKAELILLWMAEDLLRPPKRGESLEEVGCECFDELASRLFFKQHKDSSKNFVMHDLLHDLALFLAGDFYCRFKELSDAEHMCPQTRHLSYESLSHLISNNFDSISKVESLRTFLPIKIFICSDNIDCVTCILISKLKYLRVLSFLWFTKLDVLPDSIGELTYLRYLDLSRTSIKTLPDSLCDLYNLQTLKLDDCSSLTMLPNSMHKLVNLQHLYIKRTSLKEMPGRMSKLKKLHILSNFVVGKNEDNGIQELGGLLNLHGSFEIKKLENVADVKEARSARITDKKNIDKLQLEWSSSNDMVSNTQIERDILHSLQPHKGLKALTITGYKGTTFPNWVGNRSYNNMTRISLVSCTNCCMLPSLGQLPSLKSLRIRGFDQLKSIGMEFYKNEDDHHSLHAAPFPSLETLEFSDMPSWEVWHLSNSETFPQLRKLEITDCPMLKEDMLNQVFLQIIFSLSEVSEIRKLLVGEDHFGSSQRMILEGDTLIISGYKSVVESAFEAMSINHLVCLQELRIIQCWFAVSFQGKRLPESLQKLTIENCGELEFGDQHQLNYNLVDLSIEAGSCSSLTSFSLDAFPNLKTLKISECENLKSLSLSQPPHTALQHLTIYSCPEFVSFTGEGLAAPNLTHLEITDCNKLEALPSDMNTLLPNLKSLHMLHCLGICRLPEGGLPPNLIELTIGGCEEQLKDLSWMGNLDSLTHFTILGFDCDSLKSFPEAGSLPQLPSLTTLKISWFENLETLECKELLPLTSLQQLIIEECHELQKMAGEMLPSSLLLLQVERCPLLAEGCKMKHQQVWPKLSHIRTIEVDGEHIF